In a genomic window of Nostoc sp. UHCC 0870:
- a CDS encoding universal stress protein, protein MIEKILLAVSGLGHAEEMLKTLKEVPSIHNAKVTVLHVVPAQSTSAAMTDKWEEGGKILANAMQSLNLDPSQVSSILRQGDPKDVVCQVADEMDADLIIMGSRGLKRLQSILSNSVSQYVFQLSSRPMLLVKDDIYVKKIKRIMVAMDNSDAAKHCLNLALFLLQGIQGSQLILANVTTDLRGKTSEVAEISPDKNPVLAAAVAEAQKYGVSTRCYSSSGKPGEEICRLTEQLNVDLLLLGSPDRRPSVAKNFVDIDRLIGASLSDYVRVNATCPVLLARTTA, encoded by the coding sequence ATGATAGAAAAGATTTTGCTAGCGGTTTCTGGGTTAGGACACGCCGAAGAAATGCTCAAAACTTTGAAGGAAGTGCCATCAATCCACAATGCAAAAGTAACCGTTCTGCACGTTGTTCCTGCTCAAAGCACTTCGGCGGCAATGACAGATAAATGGGAGGAGGGGGGAAAAATTCTGGCGAATGCCATGCAATCATTGAATTTAGACCCTTCTCAAGTATCTTCGATTTTGCGCCAAGGCGATCCTAAAGATGTTGTCTGTCAAGTAGCAGATGAAATGGATGCTGACTTAATTATTATGGGTTCTCGTGGACTCAAGCGTCTGCAATCAATTTTATCGAACTCAGTAAGTCAGTATGTGTTTCAATTGTCTTCTCGTCCCATGTTGCTGGTTAAGGATGACATTTATGTCAAAAAAATTAAGCGCATCATGGTAGCGATGGATAACTCTGATGCAGCGAAACATTGCTTAAATTTAGCTTTGTTCTTACTGCAAGGTATTCAGGGTAGTCAATTAATTTTGGCTAACGTCACTACTGATTTACGTGGTAAAACCTCAGAAGTGGCTGAAATTAGCCCAGACAAAAACCCAGTGTTAGCCGCAGCAGTAGCCGAAGCGCAAAAATACGGTGTGTCAACTCGCTGCTATTCTAGTAGCGGCAAACCTGGAGAAGAAATTTGTCGCTTGACAGAACAGCTGAACGTAGACTTATTATTACTCGGTTCTCCCGATCGCCGTCCATCGGTTGCGAAAAATTTTGTCGATATCGACCGACTCATCGGT
- a CDS encoding response regulator produces the protein MQPEPKVNILLVDDKLENLLALEAILERLGANLVRATTGEEALRCLLHQDFAVILLDVQMPGMDGFETATLIRSRGRSRQTPIIFLTAFSTSDQMLFKGYALGAVDYLLKPLDSNILLSKVTVFVELFKKTEAVQRQADQLAAINAELRQSKERFCSLSTCSPVGIFEIDTEGLCKYTNPRYQAICELSAVESLQITWLESVYPEHRERAIASWSRYIQQGGNYSEEFQFQTTDGSVRWVQVRSSPMLSNQGELLGYVGTLEDITTRKQAEEIRAQVIREQTARQEAEATNRMKDEFLAVLSHELRTPLTAMLGWSKILRVKKLDEKATARALEAIERNANTQVQLIEDILDISRIIRGQLRLNFCAVNPITVIEAALEVVRPLADTKGIKLYTALDATLGSVCGDPARLQQIVWNLLTNAIKFTPQGGQVEVHLEGIESKSPIQGELLTGKENQQSSNSLALSIRKSAVCAQIKVIDTGIGIDQDFLPNVFERFRQADSTTTRSHSGLGLGLAIVRNLVELHGGTIAADSPGEGQGATFTVQLPLIYSSKETFGKPRENILALNSTPLKGIKVLIVDDETDTRNFLVFLLAEYGAIADIAASTDTALAMIEQSKPDILISDIGMSEQDGYTLIRKLRNLEAQQGGHIPAIALTAFSSEDDSLQALKAGFQQHISKPVDPNKLIATVTRLLKLPSSVSVS, from the coding sequence ATGCAGCCCGAACCCAAAGTAAACATCCTCCTGGTGGATGATAAGTTGGAAAATTTGCTGGCACTAGAGGCTATTTTGGAGCGTTTGGGTGCGAATTTAGTCAGAGCGACTACTGGCGAGGAAGCTTTAAGGTGTCTGCTGCATCAAGATTTCGCCGTAATTTTGTTGGATGTGCAAATGCCAGGGATGGATGGTTTTGAAACTGCTACCCTCATTCGTAGCCGGGGGCGATCGCGTCAAACTCCGATTATCTTTTTGACAGCATTTAGTACCAGCGATCAAATGCTATTTAAGGGTTATGCTTTAGGGGCTGTGGATTATCTCCTCAAACCCCTAGACTCGAATATTTTGCTGTCTAAAGTGACGGTGTTTGTAGAACTATTTAAGAAAACTGAAGCAGTCCAACGTCAAGCAGATCAACTCGCCGCCATTAATGCCGAACTACGGCAAAGTAAAGAAAGATTTTGTTCTTTGAGTACCTGTTCGCCTGTAGGGATTTTTGAAATAGACACAGAAGGGTTATGTAAATATACTAATCCCCGTTATCAGGCAATTTGTGAATTGAGTGCTGTAGAGAGTTTACAAATAACATGGCTAGAATCAGTTTATCCAGAACATAGAGAAAGAGCGATCGCTAGTTGGTCTAGATATATTCAACAAGGTGGCAATTATTCAGAAGAATTCCAGTTTCAAACAACTGATGGTAGTGTGCGGTGGGTACAGGTACGTTCCTCACCTATGCTTTCCAATCAAGGCGAATTATTGGGTTATGTTGGGACTTTAGAAGATATTACTACCCGTAAACAAGCCGAAGAAATCCGCGCGCAAGTGATTCGGGAACAAACCGCCAGACAAGAAGCAGAAGCCACAAATCGCATGAAGGACGAGTTTTTGGCGGTACTATCCCATGAACTCCGCACACCCCTGACAGCAATGCTGGGCTGGTCAAAAATCCTGCGTGTCAAAAAATTAGACGAAAAAGCCACAGCCCGCGCCTTAGAAGCAATTGAACGTAATGCTAATACTCAGGTGCAACTAATTGAAGATATTTTAGATATATCAAGAATTATTCGGGGTCAGCTGAGGCTCAATTTCTGTGCTGTTAATCCTATTACTGTGATCGAAGCCGCTTTAGAGGTAGTGCGACCCTTAGCGGATACAAAAGGGATTAAATTATATACTGCTCTTGATGCTACCTTGGGTTCAGTCTGTGGTGATCCAGCGCGGTTGCAGCAAATTGTCTGGAATCTCCTCACCAATGCTATTAAATTCACACCCCAAGGTGGTCAAGTAGAAGTCCACCTAGAAGGTATAGAATCGAAAAGCCCAATTCAAGGGGAACTCTTAACTGGAAAAGAGAATCAGCAGTCTTCTAATTCTCTTGCTTTGAGTATTCGTAAATCTGCTGTTTGCGCTCAAATCAAAGTTATAGATACAGGAATTGGGATTGATCAGGACTTTCTCCCCAACGTATTTGAGCGTTTCCGACAAGCAGACAGCACTACCACGCGATCGCACAGTGGACTAGGTTTGGGACTGGCGATCGTCAGAAATTTGGTAGAGTTGCACGGAGGCACAATTGCTGCGGACAGTCCAGGAGAAGGGCAAGGTGCAACTTTTACTGTGCAGTTACCACTGATTTACTCAAGCAAAGAGACTTTTGGTAAACCAAGAGAAAATATTCTTGCCCTTAATTCCACTCCTCTCAAGGGCATCAAGGTATTAATTGTTGATGATGAAACCGATACTCGGAATTTCTTGGTTTTCTTGTTGGCAGAGTATGGCGCGATCGCGGATATTGCCGCATCAACTGATACAGCCTTAGCAATGATTGAACAATCAAAACCAGATATTTTGATTAGTGATATTGGAATGTCAGAACAAGATGGCTACACTCTGATTCGGAAATTACGTAATCTTGAAGCACAACAGGGAGGCCATATTCCAGCGATCGCTCTAACGGCATTTTCTAGTGAGGATGACAGTCTACAAGCTCTCAAAGCTGGGTTTCAGCAACATATCTCTAAACCTGTTGACCCCAATAAATTAATTGCTACAGTCACCAGGCTATTAAAATTACCGTCTTCAGTTTCAGTGAGTTAA
- a CDS encoding chemotaxis protein CheB has product MCFKIVVIGTSLGGLSALQNILGDLPSDFPAAIVIVQHRHKESDETFKVLLQEYTLLPIQEVEDKYEIIPGRVYLAPADYHLLVEPGYFALSIDQPVSYARPSIDVLFESAADIYAERVIGLILTGANQDGKQGLKKVKARGGITIVQEPSTAQSPIMPAAAISDLAVDWILPLPDISHLLVNLCHSTGN; this is encoded by the coding sequence GTGTGCTTTAAAATTGTAGTAATTGGAACTTCTTTAGGAGGATTGTCGGCGTTACAAAATATTTTAGGTGATTTACCTAGCGATTTTCCCGCAGCGATAGTAATTGTGCAACATCGTCACAAAGAATCTGACGAAACTTTCAAGGTATTACTCCAAGAATACACATTATTGCCTATCCAGGAGGTAGAAGATAAATATGAAATCATACCAGGTAGAGTATACTTAGCACCGGCAGATTATCATTTATTAGTCGAACCTGGTTATTTTGCTCTTTCTATTGATCAACCTGTTTCTTATGCTAGACCATCTATAGATGTGCTGTTTGAATCGGCAGCTGATATCTATGCAGAACGAGTTATTGGTCTGATATTGACAGGGGCTAATCAAGATGGTAAACAAGGTCTCAAAAAAGTAAAAGCACGGGGAGGTATTACCATCGTACAAGAGCCAAGCACAGCCCAAAGTCCAATTATGCCTGCCGCAGCTATTTCTGATCTGGCAGTAGATTGGATTTTGCCGCTACCAGATATTTCTCATTTACTAGTCAATCTTTGTCACTCTACAGGGAACTGA
- a CDS encoding CheR family methyltransferase, with translation MILPKPSLEDIEIQLLLEGLYQYYGYDFRNYALASLKRRIHSFMHSQGLKNISALQEKLLHDRTCVDRFLVDLTVNVTSMFRDPSFYLSFRHNVVPLLRTYPFIRIWHAGCSTGEEVYSMAILLQEENLYHRCRIYATDTNEKVLQTAKTGIFPLKLMQEYTQLYLKAGGKESFSQYYTAAYDHAIFRASLRDNVIFAQHNLATDSSFNEFNVIFCRNVLIYFNQILQKQVHTLFYNSLCNFGILGLGRQESLRFTPYEQYYEEIAKGEKLYRRLN, from the coding sequence ATGATTTTGCCTAAACCCAGTTTAGAGGACATTGAAATTCAGTTGTTATTGGAAGGTTTATACCAATACTACGGTTATGACTTCCGTAATTATGCCCTAGCTTCTCTTAAACGACGAATTCACAGCTTTATGCACTCTCAGGGTTTAAAGAATATTTCTGCATTACAAGAAAAGCTACTACACGATCGCACCTGTGTGGATCGCTTTTTAGTGGATCTTACAGTCAATGTAACATCAATGTTCCGTGACCCCAGTTTTTATCTGTCCTTTAGACATAACGTAGTACCACTACTGAGAACGTATCCCTTTATTCGCATCTGGCACGCTGGCTGTTCCACTGGGGAAGAGGTCTACTCAATGGCAATTTTACTACAAGAAGAAAACCTGTATCATCGTTGTCGCATATATGCTACCGATACTAATGAAAAGGTATTGCAAACGGCCAAAACTGGTATTTTTCCTCTCAAACTCATGCAAGAGTATACTCAGCTTTATTTAAAAGCAGGTGGCAAGGAGTCTTTTTCACAATACTACACCGCAGCTTATGACCATGCCATTTTTCGCGCCTCATTAAGAGACAATGTGATCTTTGCCCAACATAATCTCGCCACTGACAGTTCTTTTAATGAATTTAATGTCATATTTTGCCGCAACGTTTTAATATACTTCAATCAGATACTGCAAAAACAAGTACATACATTGTTCTATAACAGTTTGTGTAATTTTGGAATTTTGGGTTTAGGCAGGCAAGAATCACTCAGATTTACGCCATATGAGCAATATTATGAAGAAATAGCTAAAGGTGAAAAGCTTTACCGGAGGCTAAATTAG